Proteins encoded within one genomic window of Halomonas sp. YLGW01:
- a CDS encoding LysR family transcriptional regulator, with amino-acid sequence MSAVEVIQPSSAVFLGRKHEEVRSLLSLFNLEKRDTKLHRSLPSLTWLRTFEASARLLSFTAAADELALTPSAISQHVRLLEDWLGDALFQRVHGGILLTDAGAALLPSVTGALDMLELGVGDLFHSQRPPLTVRFPASLASLWLAPRLHEFQCAHPEIPLRIITGVWPADNESMTAELEIRHGLGSWAGYNSERLSHDVVTPMVAPELCGESFDDDAIGLLHQYPLLHVFGYERGWPDWLESHAAGKLKELNTLQLDSEMVAATIAENGRGVTLGRLPQFQGLLDSGRLVAPFQLRLTVEEGLFLLTRPGHSLSREAKKFRDWLVASFQEPLRGSGSEWE; translated from the coding sequence GTGTCAGCTGTCGAGGTGATTCAGCCATCATCAGCTGTCTTTCTGGGCAGGAAACATGAAGAAGTACGGTCGCTATTAAGTCTTTTTAATCTTGAAAAGAGGGATACAAAATTGCACCGGTCACTACCCTCTCTCACCTGGCTTCGTACCTTCGAAGCGTCGGCCAGGTTGCTGAGTTTCACGGCCGCTGCCGACGAGCTGGCGCTGACCCCTTCGGCGATCAGTCAGCACGTCAGGTTGCTGGAGGACTGGCTCGGGGATGCGCTCTTTCAGCGTGTCCATGGCGGGATCTTGTTGACCGATGCAGGTGCGGCCTTGCTCCCCAGCGTGACAGGCGCGCTGGATATGCTGGAACTCGGCGTCGGCGATCTCTTCCACAGCCAGCGGCCGCCGTTGACGGTTCGCTTTCCGGCATCGCTGGCGAGTCTGTGGCTGGCACCGCGGCTGCATGAGTTTCAATGCGCTCACCCGGAGATACCGTTACGCATCATCACGGGTGTATGGCCGGCAGATAATGAATCGATGACTGCCGAACTCGAGATACGCCATGGTCTCGGCAGCTGGGCCGGCTATAACAGCGAGCGCCTGTCCCATGATGTGGTGACACCGATGGTGGCACCGGAGTTATGTGGAGAGTCGTTCGACGACGATGCGATTGGGCTATTGCACCAGTATCCGCTGTTGCATGTATTCGGCTATGAACGAGGGTGGCCTGACTGGCTTGAGAGCCATGCTGCCGGGAAGCTGAAGGAGCTCAATACCCTTCAGTTGGACAGCGAGATGGTGGCGGCGACCATCGCCGAAAATGGGCGTGGCGTGACGCTGGGGCGTTTACCGCAATTTCAGGGTCTCCTTGATAGCGGTCGCCTGGTTGCCCCTTTTCAGTTGCGTTTAACAGTGGAGGAGGGGCTCTTCCTGCTGACACGTCCCGGTCACTCGCTCTCGCGAGAGGCGAAAAAATTTCGTGACTGGCTCGTTGCGTCTTTCCAAGAGCCGCTGAGGGGCTCTGGGAGTGAATGGGAGTGA
- a CDS encoding TauD/TfdA family dioxygenase — protein sequence MNEQILEAATPTAQCHHTVTALERRDRDLVVHWADGHASRFNVLWLRDNCSSGGDKLSAIRSFSLDRVDPELSIADAKVTAEGDIELTWSPEPHRSTFSSTWLRSHCYEPSSRQARKRRPELWNRTERQHDWPRVDFDTVRASQAGHLALLESVADYGFVLVDSVPATAEGTEELASYIAYIRETDFGRIFDIVSEPNVWDLSQSEQALHPHTDDPYRYSPPGISMLHCLQASESDGGISQIVDGFAVCEALRHQDPAAFELLATTPMPFVRYREDPVPQGADVHLRALAPIIKLDRDGEVCGFRFHERSIAPLDIAPTAMDDVYRALIKLATLVYSEEFMVSRQLAPGQAIVFDNQRVLHGRTGFEGLTQRRHMRICTTDRDQFHSRLRLLLSREGREGAHFELPNGAV from the coding sequence ATGAATGAGCAGATCCTGGAAGCAGCCACGCCAACTGCCCAATGTCACCACACCGTGACCGCTCTAGAACGGCGTGATCGCGACCTGGTCGTGCATTGGGCGGATGGCCACGCGAGTCGCTTCAATGTCCTGTGGCTACGTGACAACTGCAGCAGCGGCGGCGACAAGCTCTCCGCAATCCGCAGCTTCAGCCTCGACAGGGTGGACCCGGAACTGAGCATCGCCGATGCCAAGGTCACAGCCGAGGGCGACATCGAGCTCACCTGGTCCCCCGAGCCCCACCGCTCGACATTCTCGTCCACCTGGCTTCGGTCACACTGCTACGAGCCATCGAGCCGCCAGGCGCGCAAGCGTCGCCCCGAGCTGTGGAACCGCACGGAGCGGCAACACGACTGGCCCAGGGTGGACTTCGATACCGTCCGCGCCAGTCAAGCGGGACACCTCGCCCTGCTGGAATCCGTGGCCGACTATGGCTTCGTCCTGGTGGACAGCGTCCCGGCCACTGCCGAGGGCACCGAAGAGCTCGCCAGCTATATCGCCTATATCCGCGAGACCGACTTCGGGCGCATCTTCGACATCGTCTCGGAGCCTAACGTCTGGGACCTTTCACAGTCCGAACAGGCACTGCACCCGCATACGGATGACCCCTACCGCTATTCGCCCCCGGGGATCAGCATGCTGCACTGCCTGCAGGCGAGTGAATCCGACGGAGGCATCTCCCAGATCGTGGACGGCTTCGCGGTCTGTGAGGCGCTGCGTCACCAAGATCCTGCCGCTTTCGAGCTACTCGCCACCACCCCGATGCCGTTCGTGCGCTACCGGGAGGACCCGGTTCCCCAGGGCGCCGATGTCCACCTGCGCGCCCTGGCGCCGATCATCAAGCTGGATCGTGACGGGGAGGTCTGTGGTTTCCGCTTTCACGAGCGCTCCATCGCGCCGCTCGACATCGCCCCCACGGCCATGGATGACGTCTACCGTGCCCTGATCAAGCTCGCCACCCTCGTCTACAGCGAGGAGTTCATGGTCAGCCGCCAGCTCGCCCCGGGGCAGGCGATCGTCTTCGACAATCAGCGCGTGCTGCATGGCCGCACGGGCTTCGAGGGCCTGACCCAGCGCCGTCATATGCGCATCTGCACGACGGACCGTGACCAGTTCCATAGCCGGCTGCGGCTCCTGCTTTCCCGGGAAGGCCGCGAGGGCGCCCACTTCGAGCTGCCCAATGGTGCGGTCTGA
- a CDS encoding SDR family NAD(P)-dependent oxidoreductase: MMREHPVAIVTGGAGGIGLEIARGLLAHGHTVYLTSRDAEAAKCASATLVAEMPAGTPLPYALDVTDHEGLADLIELLTQRHGRLDVLVNNAGIYLEAPHRQPARPTLALEQPVAMVRESLDTNLLGAYRLTQLVVPLMQRQQFGRVVNVSSGSGQLADMGGGDVGYRLSKAALNAMTRVFAAELADSGILVNAMCPGWVQSDVGGPAAPLTPAEGADTAIWLATLPEDGPTGGFFRHRAPIAW, from the coding sequence ATGATGCGCGAACACCCCGTGGCCATCGTCACGGGCGGCGCGGGCGGTATCGGCCTGGAAATTGCTCGTGGCCTGCTGGCCCATGGACATACCGTCTACCTCACGTCTCGCGATGCGGAAGCCGCCAAATGTGCCTCCGCTACGCTCGTCGCCGAAATGCCGGCGGGCACTCCGCTACCCTATGCCCTCGATGTGACGGACCACGAGGGCCTCGCCGACCTGATCGAGCTGCTGACGCAGCGTCACGGGCGATTGGATGTGCTGGTCAACAATGCCGGGATCTATCTCGAGGCCCCCCATCGACAACCGGCCCGACCCACGCTGGCCCTGGAGCAGCCGGTGGCGATGGTGCGTGAGAGCCTGGACACCAATCTGCTCGGCGCCTATCGCCTGACCCAGCTCGTCGTGCCCCTGATGCAACGCCAGCAATTCGGCCGGGTGGTCAATGTATCGAGCGGGTCCGGGCAGCTGGCCGACATGGGCGGTGGCGACGTCGGCTACCGACTGTCCAAGGCCGCTCTCAACGCCATGACGCGCGTCTTTGCCGCGGAGCTCGCCGACAGCGGCATCCTGGTCAATGCCATGTGTCCCGGTTGGGTCCAATCCGATGTCGGCGGCCCGGCGGCGCCCCTGACGCCCGCCGAGGGCGCGGATACCGCTATCTGGCTAGCCACTCTGCCCGAAGACGGCCCGACCGGTGGCTTCTTTCGCCATCGCGCCCCCATCGCCTGGTAA
- the betB gene encoding betaine-aldehyde dehydrogenase, whose translation MSYQESLPGKYGADTTLPLQRLHIAGRYVDASSQEVFDTVNPATNEVICQVQQAGEADVNHAVAAAQEAFKTWSRTPAVERGNILRRAAQLLRERNDELAELETLDTGKPIQETREVDIITGAEVLEYYAGLAQSLHGDHIDLPPEAFAMMRREPLGVCAGIGAWNYPIQIAMWKAGPALACGNTMVFKPAELTPLTTLKLAEIFAEAGLPAGVFNVVQGDGRTGQLLSRHPGVAKVTLTGEAETGKLVMADAATSSLKHVTFELGGKSPLIIFDDADMESAVNAALFANFFSAGEVCSNGTRVFVQRGIYDAFVAQLRPRVEQMRIGDPFDPETQVGALISRSHLDKVMSYIEDANAGEAVHVVGGERLTDGPLGRGNFVMPAIYADCRDDMRFVREEIFGPVMAVLPFDDEAEVLERANDTRYGLSGAVFTQDFARAHRVAHEIQAGSVWINDYNALPPEIPFGGYKHSGLGRENGLQAIETYTQIKTIYANLGKVPRVY comes from the coding sequence ATGTCCTACCAAGAATCGCTACCCGGAAAGTACGGCGCAGATACCACCCTGCCCCTGCAACGGCTGCATATCGCCGGCCGCTACGTGGATGCCTCTAGCCAGGAGGTCTTCGACACGGTCAATCCGGCCACCAACGAGGTGATCTGTCAGGTACAGCAGGCTGGCGAGGCCGATGTAAACCACGCCGTCGCAGCGGCGCAGGAAGCCTTCAAGACCTGGTCGCGCACCCCCGCCGTGGAACGGGGCAACATCCTGCGCCGAGCGGCCCAGCTCCTGCGCGAACGCAACGACGAGCTGGCGGAGCTCGAGACGCTGGACACGGGCAAGCCGATTCAGGAGACCCGTGAGGTCGATATCATCACCGGCGCCGAGGTGCTGGAATACTATGCCGGCCTGGCCCAGTCCCTGCACGGCGATCATATCGACCTGCCGCCCGAGGCCTTCGCCATGATGCGCCGTGAACCCCTCGGGGTCTGCGCCGGCATCGGGGCATGGAACTATCCGATCCAGATCGCCATGTGGAAGGCTGGGCCGGCGCTGGCTTGTGGCAACACCATGGTGTTCAAGCCAGCGGAGCTCACTCCGCTGACGACCCTCAAGCTGGCGGAAATCTTCGCCGAGGCGGGACTGCCGGCCGGCGTTTTCAATGTGGTGCAAGGCGATGGCCGCACCGGGCAACTGCTGAGCCGCCACCCCGGGGTAGCCAAGGTCACGCTCACCGGCGAGGCCGAGACCGGCAAGCTGGTCATGGCCGATGCCGCCACCAGCAGTCTCAAGCACGTGACCTTCGAGCTGGGCGGAAAATCGCCGCTGATCATCTTCGATGACGCCGACATGGAGAGCGCCGTCAACGCCGCCCTGTTCGCCAACTTTTTTTCTGCCGGCGAGGTCTGTTCCAACGGCACCCGCGTCTTCGTCCAGCGGGGCATCTACGACGCCTTCGTCGCCCAGTTGCGCCCGCGGGTCGAGCAGATGCGCATCGGCGACCCCTTCGACCCGGAGACTCAGGTCGGCGCTCTGATCAGCCGCAGTCACCTGGACAAGGTGATGAGCTATATCGAAGACGCCAACGCCGGTGAGGCGGTACACGTGGTCGGCGGCGAGCGGCTGACGGACGGTCCGCTCGGGCGTGGTAATTTCGTGATGCCGGCGATCTACGCCGACTGTCGCGACGACATGCGCTTCGTGCGCGAGGAAATCTTCGGGCCGGTGATGGCGGTGTTGCCCTTCGACGACGAGGCAGAAGTGCTCGAACGCGCCAATGACACCCGCTATGGGCTGTCAGGAGCCGTCTTCACCCAGGACTTCGCGCGGGCACATCGCGTGGCCCACGAGATCCAGGCCGGCTCGGTGTGGATCAACGACTACAACGCCCTGCCGCCCGAGATCCCCTTCGGTGGGTACAAGCACTCCGGCCTCGGTCGCGAGAATGGCTTGCAAGCCATCGAAACCTACACCCAGATCAAGACGATCTACGCCAACCTCGGCAAAGTGCCCCGTGTCTACTGA
- a CDS encoding choline dehydrogenase has protein sequence MPKRQIYDFIIVGAGTAGCVLANRLSEDPDCRVLLCEAGPRDSSWTLRMPAGLRSVFKPTNRFNWWFQTTPQAHLNGRRIQQPRGKTLGGSSSINGMTFLRGHPRDYDEWAELGCSGWSYADCLPYFKRLERCDHGDASYRGRSGPVGVQRQERLGELNRAFLAAGAEAGFAKTEDPNGANQEGFCRFDMSVRDGLRSSAARSYLHPVADRPNLEVLTQGRVQRIITENGRATGIESECQGRRVKYHAEREVILSAGAFGSPHLLMLSGIGPADHLREHAIDVVQDLPGVGENLQDHLEAHVQVETDRPVSLNAELRPHRMLWTGVQWFAFKRGVAAVNQCHVGAFLSSDSADDRPNIQFHFFPVFFGNDWLPSTSVHGYRLGAGPMRPTSRGTVRLNSADPSEAPLIDPNYLATQEDRQQMREGLALARETLAQPAFAAYHERETSPGPEIRDDAALDAFIRDHSASAYHPCGTCKMGLASDPLSVVTPDLRVKGVKGLRVIDASIMPRIVGSNINAPTFMIAERGADLIRHG, from the coding sequence ATGCCCAAACGCCAGATATACGATTTCATCATCGTGGGCGCCGGGACGGCGGGTTGCGTCCTCGCCAATCGGCTTTCAGAAGATCCGGACTGCCGTGTTCTTCTATGTGAAGCCGGGCCACGGGATAGCTCATGGACCCTCAGGATGCCGGCCGGGCTTCGCTCGGTATTCAAGCCCACCAATCGCTTCAACTGGTGGTTCCAGACGACACCTCAGGCTCATCTGAACGGGCGCCGCATCCAGCAGCCCCGGGGCAAGACCCTGGGCGGCTCCTCGTCGATCAATGGCATGACCTTCCTGCGCGGCCATCCCCGCGACTACGACGAGTGGGCCGAGCTCGGCTGTTCAGGCTGGTCCTATGCGGATTGTCTGCCTTACTTCAAGCGACTCGAGCGCTGCGACCATGGCGATGCGAGCTACCGTGGCCGCTCAGGCCCGGTGGGAGTCCAGCGTCAGGAACGGCTAGGTGAACTCAATCGAGCCTTCCTGGCGGCTGGTGCCGAGGCGGGCTTTGCCAAGACCGAAGACCCCAATGGTGCCAACCAGGAAGGCTTCTGCCGCTTCGACATGAGTGTGCGCGATGGCCTGCGCTCCAGCGCCGCGCGTAGCTATCTTCACCCGGTGGCCGACAGGCCGAACCTGGAGGTACTGACGCAGGGGCGGGTGCAGCGCATCATTACCGAGAATGGCCGAGCTACCGGCATCGAGAGCGAGTGCCAAGGCAGGCGAGTGAAATACCACGCCGAGCGCGAAGTCATCCTCAGCGCCGGGGCCTTTGGTAGCCCTCACTTGCTCATGCTCTCCGGTATCGGCCCCGCCGACCACCTGCGCGAGCATGCCATCGACGTAGTGCAGGACCTCCCCGGCGTCGGCGAGAACCTGCAGGACCATCTCGAGGCCCACGTGCAGGTGGAGACCGACCGCCCCGTCTCGCTCAACGCCGAGCTCCGACCACACCGAATGCTCTGGACCGGTGTGCAGTGGTTTGCCTTCAAGCGCGGGGTCGCCGCCGTCAACCAGTGCCATGTCGGCGCCTTCCTCAGCAGCGACTCGGCCGACGACCGGCCTAATATCCAGTTTCACTTCTTCCCGGTCTTCTTCGGCAACGACTGGCTGCCCAGTACCAGCGTCCATGGCTACCGATTGGGCGCCGGCCCCATGCGACCGACGAGTCGAGGCACGGTACGGCTAAACTCCGCCGACCCGTCCGAGGCCCCACTGATCGACCCTAACTACTTGGCGACACAGGAAGACCGGCAACAGATGCGGGAAGGCCTCGCGCTCGCCCGGGAAACGCTCGCGCAACCCGCATTCGCGGCCTACCACGAGCGAGAAACCTCTCCGGGCCCGGAGATTAGAGACGATGCGGCCCTGGATGCCTTCATTCGCGATCACAGCGCCAGCGCCTATCACCCCTGCGGCACCTGCAAGATGGGGCTGGCCAGTGATCCCCTGAGCGTGGTGACACCGGACCTGCGAGTGAAAGGCGTGAAAGGGCTCAGGGTCATCGATGCCTCCATCATGCCCCGTATCGTGGGCAGCAACATCAACGCCCCCACCTTCATGATCGCGGAGCGGGGAGCCGACCTGATTCGCCATGGCTAA
- a CDS encoding BCCT family transporter yields the protein MTQPARSSHSETREAGPRLGDPVVLVLSVGFIVAFIALSLYDIDMVANGISAGFAWTARTLGSYFQLLLLLTFFIGIGVAMSPAGNAKVGNLQTPELSTFKWLSMIMCTLLAGGGVFFAAGEPVYHFVVTPPAFDTEAGTAEAVAGALAQSFMHWGFLAWAVLGTLTAVVMAHAHYVKGQPMQPRTLLTPVLGERLMSGPLGGLVDALCVIAVVAGTVGPIGFLATQVSFGLHELFGLPEGYGSQLAVLAVLGAIYVTSAMTGIHRGIQVLSRFNVFLALAIAAVIFVFGPTLFLTDAFTQGFGTYLTSFFSMATMTAETAPAWWMKWWTVFFFAWFIGYGPLMAIFVARISRGRTIRQMILAVAVMAPVATTVWFTLLGGSGIFYQLTGVIDLTEALNSFQFDVATLTVAQALPGGSLMAVAILLLTTIFVATTGDSMSYAISVVGAGHDAPNPLIRAFWGIAMALMAAILLYMGAGQISALQQFIVITAIPVSLVLLPSLWTGPQAAYAMAREQGLIDQPRKREA from the coding sequence ATGACCCAACCAGCCCGTTCTAGTCACTCCGAGACCCGCGAGGCCGGCCCTCGCCTGGGCGACCCGGTGGTGCTCGTCCTGAGTGTCGGCTTCATCGTCGCCTTCATCGCCCTGTCGCTGTATGACATCGACATGGTCGCCAACGGCATCAGCGCCGGCTTCGCCTGGACCGCCCGCACCCTGGGCTCTTACTTCCAGCTCCTGCTGCTGCTGACCTTCTTCATCGGCATCGGTGTGGCCATGTCGCCGGCCGGTAACGCCAAGGTGGGCAACCTCCAGACGCCGGAGCTCAGCACCTTCAAGTGGCTGTCGATGATCATGTGCACCCTGCTTGCTGGCGGTGGCGTCTTCTTCGCCGCCGGCGAGCCGGTCTATCACTTCGTGGTCACGCCGCCGGCCTTCGACACCGAGGCGGGCACCGCCGAGGCGGTCGCCGGCGCCCTGGCGCAGTCCTTCATGCACTGGGGTTTCCTCGCCTGGGCGGTGCTCGGCACCCTGACCGCGGTGGTCATGGCCCATGCCCACTACGTGAAGGGCCAGCCGATGCAGCCGCGCACCCTGCTCACGCCGGTACTCGGCGAGCGCCTGATGAGCGGCCCGCTGGGCGGCCTGGTCGATGCCCTGTGCGTGATCGCCGTGGTCGCCGGCACTGTGGGGCCGATCGGCTTCCTGGCCACCCAGGTCAGCTTCGGCCTGCATGAGCTGTTCGGCCTGCCCGAGGGCTACGGCAGTCAGCTTGCCGTGCTGGCCGTGCTCGGTGCGATCTACGTCACCTCGGCGATGACCGGCATCCATCGCGGCATCCAGGTGCTCAGCCGCTTCAACGTCTTCCTGGCGCTGGCGATCGCCGCGGTGATCTTCGTCTTCGGTCCGACCCTGTTCCTGACCGATGCCTTCACCCAGGGCTTCGGCACCTATCTGACCTCCTTCTTCTCCATGGCCACCATGACCGCCGAGACGGCCCCGGCCTGGTGGATGAAGTGGTGGACGGTGTTCTTCTTCGCCTGGTTCATCGGCTATGGCCCGCTGATGGCGATCTTCGTCGCCCGCATCTCGCGGGGCCGCACCATCCGTCAGATGATCCTCGCCGTGGCCGTGATGGCACCGGTTGCCACCACCGTGTGGTTCACCCTGCTGGGCGGTTCGGGCATCTTCTACCAGCTGACCGGCGTGATCGACCTGACCGAAGCCCTCAACAGCTTCCAGTTCGACGTGGCGACCCTGACCGTGGCCCAGGCGCTGCCGGGCGGCTCGCTGATGGCGGTGGCGATCCTGCTGCTGACCACCATCTTCGTCGCCACCACCGGCGACTCGATGAGCTATGCGATCTCCGTCGTCGGGGCCGGCCATGACGCGCCGAACCCGCTGATCCGCGCCTTCTGGGGCATCGCCATGGCGCTGATGGCGGCGATCCTTCTGTACATGGGCGCCGGCCAGATCAGCGCCCTGCAGCAGTTCATCGTGATCACCGCCATCCCGGTGTCGCTGGTGCTGCTGCCCTCGCTGTGGACCGGCCCGCAGGCCGCCTACGCGATGGCTCGCGAGCAGGGGCTGATCGATCAGCCGCGCAAGCGCGAAGCCTAG
- the glsB gene encoding glutaminase B: protein MTADLDHDALQALLDRLSKEAPRCFNEGRVADYIPALGEVDPDRFGIAVCHVDGRVQVAGDAHTRFSIQSIVKVHALVLAMQRLAPEEIWSRVGREPSGQAFNSMVQLEVEQGVPRNPFINAGALVVTDLLVSRIVATQYTLREHLRRLSGSDDVGFDERVARSEMDHKARNAALAYLMQAYGNLHAEVETVLDTYFHGCSVAMNCVEMARSVAFLANGGVNPLDGSRVVSPVQTRQLNALLLTCGLYDAAGDFAWRVGLPGKSGVGGGIIAILPGRMSICVWSPRLDGYGNSIAGRHALEGLVEGIGFSPLG from the coding sequence ATGACCGCCGACCTCGACCACGATGCCCTCCAGGCCCTGCTCGACCGCCTCAGTAAGGAGGCGCCCCGCTGCTTCAACGAGGGCAGGGTCGCCGACTACATTCCCGCCCTGGGGGAGGTCGACCCGGACCGCTTCGGCATCGCCGTCTGCCATGTCGACGGCCGGGTGCAGGTCGCCGGCGACGCCCACACGCGCTTCTCGATCCAGTCGATCGTCAAGGTGCATGCGCTGGTGCTGGCCATGCAGCGCCTGGCGCCCGAGGAGATCTGGTCCCGGGTCGGCCGTGAGCCCTCGGGCCAGGCCTTCAACTCGATGGTGCAGCTCGAGGTAGAGCAGGGCGTGCCGCGCAATCCCTTCATCAACGCCGGCGCGCTGGTGGTCACCGACCTGCTGGTGTCGCGCATCGTGGCCACCCAGTACACCCTGCGCGAGCACCTGCGGCGGCTATCCGGCAGCGACGACGTCGGCTTCGACGAGCGGGTGGCGCGCTCGGAGATGGATCACAAGGCCCGCAACGCGGCGCTGGCCTACCTGATGCAGGCCTACGGCAACCTGCACGCCGAGGTCGAGACGGTGCTCGACACCTACTTCCATGGCTGCTCGGTGGCGATGAACTGCGTGGAGATGGCGCGCAGCGTGGCCTTCCTGGCCAATGGTGGCGTAAACCCGCTGGACGGCAGCCGGGTGGTCTCGCCGGTGCAGACCCGCCAGCTCAACGCCCTGCTGCTGACCTGCGGCCTCTATGACGCCGCCGGCGACTTCGCCTGGCGGGTCGGCCTGCCCGGCAAGAGCGGCGTCGGTGGCGGCATCATCGCCATCCTGCCCGGGCGCATGAGCATCTGCGTGTGGTCGCCGCGCCTGGACGGCTACGGCAACTCGATCGCCGGCCGCCATGCCCTCGAGGGCCTGGTCGAAGGCATCGGCTTCTCGCCGCTAGGCTGA
- a CDS encoding LysR family transcriptional regulator, with protein MLQPQWLRTFETLVELGNFTRAAERLDLTQAAVSQHIKHLEARLGPLLLRQPRGLELTPAGHALLDYQREMQAADQRLKQRLAGDDASQGELSLITPGSIGLAIYPHLLALQHEAPGLAIRHRFAPTAEVIAAVLDNRAELGLATQRPEDPRLAVSLFAREALELVVPAGVEIESWADLERLGFIDHPDGHDMATRLLSRRFPGNPGVRRLPCRGFTNQIGLILEPVAQGLGFSVLPRFAREAYPHPEAIRVVEGEPVVVDTLWLLHRAEWPLSARAERAVERLKARLVGGPSA; from the coding sequence ATGCTTCAGCCTCAGTGGCTGCGCACCTTCGAGACCCTGGTGGAACTGGGCAACTTCACCCGCGCCGCCGAGCGCCTGGACCTGACTCAGGCCGCGGTCAGCCAGCACATCAAGCACCTGGAGGCCCGGCTCGGGCCGCTGCTGCTGCGCCAGCCCCGGGGGCTCGAACTGACCCCGGCGGGCCATGCGCTGCTCGACTACCAGCGGGAGATGCAGGCCGCCGATCAGCGCCTCAAGCAGCGCCTGGCCGGCGATGACGCTAGCCAGGGCGAGCTTTCCCTGATCACCCCGGGCAGTATCGGCCTTGCCATCTATCCCCACCTGCTGGCGCTTCAGCACGAGGCCCCGGGGCTGGCCATCCGCCATCGCTTCGCCCCCACCGCCGAGGTCATCGCGGCGGTGCTCGATAATCGTGCGGAGCTGGGGCTCGCCACCCAGCGCCCGGAGGACCCGCGCCTCGCGGTCTCGCTGTTCGCCCGGGAGGCGCTGGAGCTGGTGGTGCCGGCGGGCGTCGAGATCGAGAGCTGGGCAGACCTTGAGCGGCTCGGCTTCATCGATCATCCCGACGGCCATGACATGGCCACCCGGCTGCTGAGCCGCCGCTTCCCCGGCAACCCCGGGGTGCGGCGGCTACCCTGTCGCGGCTTCACCAACCAGATCGGCCTGATTCTCGAGCCGGTGGCTCAGGGGCTCGGCTTCAGCGTGCTGCCGCGCTTCGCCCGGGAGGCCTACCCGCACCCCGAGGCGATCCGGGTCGTCGAGGGCGAGCCGGTGGTGGTCGATACCCTGTGGCTCCTGCACCGCGCCGAGTGGCCGCTGTCGGCTCGGGCAGAGCGCGCCGTCGAGCGACTCAAGGCGCGGCTGGTCGGCGGCCCGTCAGCCTAG
- a CDS encoding lactoylglutathione lyase family protein encodes MSQVYPRTFSHIGISVPDVEAALKFYTEVLGWYVIMEPTTIVEDDSAIGVMCSDVFGPGWGSFRIAHMSTGDRVGVELFEFKDQETPENNFEYWKTGVFHFCVQDPDVEGLAERIVAAGGKQRMPVREYFPGEKPFRMVYMEDPFGNILEIYSHSYELTYAAGAYAS; translated from the coding sequence ATGAGTCAGGTCTATCCCCGCACCTTCTCCCACATCGGCATCTCGGTGCCCGACGTCGAGGCCGCCCTCAAGTTCTACACCGAGGTCCTCGGCTGGTACGTGATCATGGAGCCGACCACCATCGTCGAGGACGACTCGGCCATCGGCGTGATGTGCTCCGACGTCTTCGGCCCGGGCTGGGGCTCCTTCCGCATCGCCCACATGTCCACCGGCGACCGGGTCGGCGTCGAGCTGTTCGAGTTCAAGGATCAGGAAACCCCGGAGAACAACTTCGAATACTGGAAGACCGGCGTCTTCCACTTCTGCGTCCAGGACCCGGACGTCGAGGGGCTGGCCGAGCGCATCGTCGCCGCCGGCGGCAAGCAGCGCATGCCGGTACGCGAATACTTCCCCGGCGAGAAGCCATTCCGCATGGTCTACATGGAAGATCCGTTCGGCAACATCCTCGAGATCTACAGCCACAGCTACGAGCTGACCTATGCCGCCGGGGCCTACGCCTCCTGA
- a CDS encoding carboxymuconolactone decarboxylase family protein, with protein MSSYTLHDKTTAPAESQPLLENSVNAFGMIPNLHAVMAEAPGLLEGYQQLHQLFLDSSFDADEQTVVWQTINVEHECHYCVPAHTAIAKSMKVDDAITEALRNETPLPSDKLEALRTFTLAMVRNRGNVDASAVNDFLAAGYTQRQVLEVVLGLAQKVMSNYTNHLAETPVDQPFQAFEWHKVS; from the coding sequence ATGAGCTCCTATACCCTGCACGACAAGACCACGGCCCCCGCGGAAAGCCAGCCGCTGCTCGAGAATTCCGTCAATGCCTTCGGCATGATCCCCAACCTGCATGCGGTGATGGCCGAGGCGCCGGGCCTGCTCGAGGGCTATCAGCAGCTGCACCAGCTGTTCCTGGACTCGAGCTTCGATGCCGACGAGCAGACCGTGGTCTGGCAGACCATCAACGTCGAGCATGAGTGCCACTACTGCGTGCCGGCCCATACCGCCATCGCCAAGTCGATGAAGGTCGATGACGCCATCACCGAGGCGCTGCGCAACGAGACGCCGCTGCCCAGCGACAAGCTCGAGGCCCTGCGCACCTTCACCCTGGCCATGGTGCGCAACCGCGGCAACGTCGATGCCTCCGCGGTCAACGACTTCCTGGCCGCCGGCTACACCCAGCGTCAGGTGCTGGAAGTGGTGCTGGGCCTCGCCCAGAAGGTGATGAGCAACTACACCAACCACTTGGCCGAGACGCCGGTCGACCAGCCGTTCCAGGCCTTCGAATGGCACAAGGTGAGCTGA